From Coturnix japonica isolate 7356 chromosome 1, Coturnix japonica 2.1, whole genome shotgun sequence, the proteins below share one genomic window:
- the DOP1B gene encoding protein dopey-2 isoform X2: MDPEEQELLGDYRYRNYSSAIEKALRNFESSSEWADLISSLGKLNKALQSNLKYSLLPRRLIISKRLSQCLHPALPSGVHLKALETYEIIFKIIGTKWLAKDLFLYSSGLFPLLANAAMSVRPVLLGLYEKYFLPLQKSLLPGLQAFVIGLLPGLEEGSEIYDRTDALLVKLSLLMGKEVFYGALWGSVLVSPSIRLPASLFVVSHINREQSGKQQKYMLGTDYKLTIKSLCVSVLDSNVLVQRNTLEVILFFFPFDTALDYNENAILLRRADLVYVLSAATQTLLRRDMSLNRRLYAWLLGSDIKGGTFAPESTTSEDHAIYFFGKYSRDLLVESLAEILHQKFSESDTEEQHQAYLKPFRILISLLDKPEIGPQVVGDLFLEVIRAFYSYCKDALGSDLKLSYNQSGNVLASAIKENKNASEIVKTVNVLITSLSTDFLWDYMTKCFEDCFRKKSSQTRDPLENVSMPPTISELCTLLVFLLDVIPLELYSEVQTQYLPQMLSYMVQSLLENVEVLSLPELTHALKTCFKVLSKVQMPPSYLDIETGSRNGSPVKKENGDVTLETKSVLQEEDETPFPPLKSEDSGIGLSASSPELSQHLGVPTVTLERDDVWKKGGSIQKTLHCIQELVAKFSSKYIFGMQFQEANNESISAINLSGKEKKENGYRLSEGASKKKIAKQITVPQFKQMLSELFSVRGSPFKNKSSNLLSSDYNSDNKKEKEEDWDLEQVMLVLGPLKADCKEAFAAACHLLLDCTTFPVYLSEEEMEQLYISLFQFPGCDASFPLWLKSLMTICCCVNDCYVQNVSIFTLLEVINHSQSLALVIEDRMKRYKVSGHNPFLGKLQMVTLPPIAPGVLKIISEKTDFYQRVACVLWNQLNKETREHHIACVELFYRLHCLAPSANICEDIICHALLDRDKGTRLEALFRFSVMWHLTREIQGSRVSSHNRSFDRSLFVVLDSLNCSDGAIGAAAQGWLIRALSLNDVARILEPVLLLLLHPKTQRTSIHYIKQKNSTEDIHDWLCKKKVSWKESGISESNSEENLPLSQFTAVDREAIWAEVEKDPEKLELKTEQSENDASCNPVTLHEADGDQDYSEHTESADTSTGHDTENTSSFSPSLELQEMSNEDNDSAAADGKESTNQAFLPESSKSSVALNLVRADSERTQASESLSSDEEVDLELQEITNSRLLKQQKEKQEMAEALFKHMLLYLQPYDSKRVLYAFSVLEAVLKTNPKEFVEAVASTSMDTSSTAHLNLIYNLLARHQEALVGQSFYGKLQTQSPTMCPHSLLIELLTYLCLSFLRSYYPCYLKVTHRDVLGNRDVQVKSVEVLIRMMTQLATMAKAAENKNVEFIRNLLGRCKIQEFVLLSLSASMYTSQKRYELLTVGGVNNIPEEDLFEESLINFGHDQIWSEHPLQIELLKLLQVLIVLEHHLGQTPEEQENQPDLSREWQQALNFQQAIGAMQYVYPHPITSQGLFVSAVVRGLQPEYGYGMHPTWVSLVTCSLPYFGKSLGWTVAPFVVQICKNLDELVKQYENEAVKISMKTSASLTSKRENVTPDYPLTLLEGLTTIGHFCLLDHPNQTKKSSCSAEPANLRNARNAILEELPRIINTMSLLWNVIKREDSQKRPTDFFGTTKGSSSVYFKATKTLRTKILDFLNPLTAQLGIQLMTAVAAVWNSKKPHRSQSKIKILPVASASQLILVDLICALNTLKTDTILHLVKEVVKKPSQIKGEEKSSLVDIPMLQFSYAFIQRLPAAALQENFQSLLGLLKESVQLNLAPPGHFLLLSTLNDFVTRTPTLENKKDQKDLQEVTQKILEAVGNVAGSSLEQTSWLSRNLEVKAQPQILPDEFNTEDVNDTSVAPSSMVSASAPSIYSVQALSLLAEVLASLLDMVYRSDEKEKAVPLISRLLYYVFPYLRNHSTYNIPSFRAGSQLLSSLSGYAYTKRAWKKEVLELYMDPAFFQMDTSCTHWRSIIDHLLTHEKTMFKDLMNMQSSALKLYPSFEQKAMLLKRQAFAVFSGEIDQYHLYLPLIQERLTENLRVGQTSLVAAQMFLLFRVLLLRISPQHLTSLWPIMVTELIQTFLQLEEELTEEDEPSKSNSKLSKQKVSGDGSGSDIQQNELSLYLSACKFLDTALSFPPDRMQLFQMYKWAFVPEVDTESSTVTSHLVENHQECRPHIIRIMDLLKIKYGERNNADEGISKRHRLPLLNFRSITSITQLMPFFKTLCCAFTTKGSEAQNSHSSSSLSVDYIGGNSVKILQQLEESVECDFLENMES, from the exons GCTCTTCAGAGTAACCTGAAGTATTCTCTATTGCCAAGACGTCTGATCATCAGTAAAAGATTATCTCAGTGTTTGCATCCAGCACTTCCTAGTGGAGTACATTTAAAGGCACTGGAAACCTatgaaataatctttaaaataattggGACAAAATGGCTTGCCAAGGACTTATTCTTATACAG ctctggtTTGTTTCCTCTGCTGGCAAATGCAGCAATGTCAGTGAGGCCTGTTCTCCTTGGTTTATATGAGAAatactttcttcctctccaaaaGTCCCTCCTGCCTGGTCTTCAAGCCTTTGTAATTGGACTGCTGCCTGGATTGGAAGAAGGGTCAGAAATCTATGACAG AACAGATGCTCTGCTTGTGAAGCTCTCCTTATTAATGGGCAAAGAAGTTTTCTATGGAGCACTCTGGGGCAGTGTTCTGGTCAGTCCGTCCATTAGGCTgcctgcttctctttttgttgtcaGTCATATCAACAGAGAGCAgtctggaaaacagcagaagtacATGCTTGGCACCGATTATAAGCTTACA ATCAAGTCTTTGTGTGTATCAGTACTGGATTCAAATGTCCTTGTGCAACGAAACACTCTCGAAgtgattcttttcttctttccatttgatACTGCTTTG GACTACAATGAAAATGCAATTCTACTGCGCAGGGCTGATCTGGTTTATGTTCTGTCAGCAGCTACACAGACACTGTTGAGGAGAGACATGTCACTCAATAGAAGATTATATGCATGGTTGCTAG GCTCTGATATTAAAGGGGGTACTTTTGCTCCAGAGTCAACAACTTCTGAAGAccatgctatttatttttttggaaaatACTCTAGAGATCTTTTAGTTGAG AGCTTGGCTGAAATTTTACATCAGAAGTTCTCTGAGTCTGATACAGAGGAACAGCATCAAGCTTATCTGAAACCTTTCCGCATCCTTATCAGTCTCCTTGATAAACCTGAAATTG GGCCACAGGTTGTTGGGGACCTCTTCCTTGAAGTTATTAGAGCCTTTTACTCCTACTGCAAGGATGCTCTTGGTTCTGATCTCAAACTTAGCTACAATCAAAGTGGCAATGTACTTGCAAG TGCAatcaaagagaacaaaaatgcttcagaaattgTCAAAACAGTCAATGTGTTGATTACATCCTTAAGCACAGACTTCCTTTGGGATTACATGACTAAATGTTTTGAAGACTGTTTCAG AAAGAAATCCTCTCAGACCAGAGATCCTCTTGAAAATGTTAGCATGCCTCCTACAATTTCAGAGCTCTGCACATTACTGGTGTTTCTTCTTGACGTGATTCCTTTG gaacTCTACTCTGAAGTGCAGACTCAGTATCTTCCCCAGATGCTCAGTTACATGGTGCAATCTCTCCTGGAAAATGTGGAGGTATTAAGTTTGCCAGAACTCACTCATGCCTTAAAGACATGTTTTAAGGTGCTTAGCAAAGTGCAAATGCCTCCTTCCTATTTGGACATTGAGACAGGAAGTAGAAATGGG aGCCCggtgaagaaggaaaatggggaTGTAACCTTGGAGACTaagtctgtgctgcaggaggaagacGAGACTCCATTCCCTCCCCTGAAGTCAGAAGACAGTGGCATTGGTCTAAGTGCTTCCTCCCCAGAGCTCTCTCAGCACTTAGGAGTGCCAACTGTAACACTGGAGAGAGATGATGTCTGGAAAAAAGGGGGGAGCATTCAGAAGACTTTGCATTGCATCCAAGAGCTGGTTGCCAAGTTTTCcagtaaatacatttttggGATGCAGTTTCAAGAAGCAAATAATGAAAGCATCTCAGCAATTAATCTgagtggaaaagagaaaaaagagaatggCTACAGATTATCTGAGGGTGCCAGCAAGAAAAAGATTGCAAAGCAAATCACGGTTCCTCAGTTTAAACAAATGCTTTCGGAATTGTTTTCAGTTCGAGGGTCACCATTCAAGAACAAGAGTTCtaatcttctttcttctgattACAATTctgataataaaaaagaaaaggaggaagactGGGACTTGGAACAAGTGATGCTTGTTTTGGGACCCCTTAAAGCTGACTGCAAGGAAGCTTTTGCTGCAGCTTGTCACCTTCTGTTGGATTGTACCACATTTCCAGTCTATCTTTCAGAGGAGGAAATGGAACAGTTGTATatctctttgtttcagtttcctG GTTGTGATGCCAGCTTCCCTCTGTGGCTGAAGTCCTTAATGACAATATGCTGCTGTGTGAATGACTGCTATGTTCAGAACGTGTCCATCTTCACACTGCTGGAGGTGATCAACCATTCCCAGTCACTGGCGCTTGTGATAGAAGACCGAATGAAGCGGTACAAAGTCTCTGGCCACAACCCCTTCCTTGGAAAGCTGCAGATGGTCACACTTCCTCCCATTGCCCCTGGAGTTCTAAAGATCAtctcagagaaaacagatttctacCAG AGAGTAGCCTGCGTGCTCTGGAACCAGCTGAATAAAGAGACACGAGAACACCATATTGCCTGTGTGGAGCTATTCTATAGGCTGCATTGCCTGGCACCATCAGCAAATATCTGTGAAGACATTATATGCCACGCACTTTTGGATCGTGATAAA GGAACAAGGCTGGAAGCGCTGTTCAGATTCTCCGTCATGTGGCATCTGACCAGAGAGATCCAAGGCAGCAGAGTATCTTCTCACAATCGGTCCTTTGATag GTCTCTGTTTGTGGTACTGGACAGTCTCAATTGTTCAGATGGTGCAAttggtgctgcagcacagggctggctgaTCCGTGCTCTTTCACTTAATGATGTTGCACGGATTCTTGAAccagtcctgctgctgttgcttcatCCAAAGACACAACGCACGTCCATCCACTacatcaaacagaaaaattcaaCAG aagacatACATGATTGGCTTTGCAAGAAAAAGGTCTCCTGGAAAGAATCTGGTATCTCTGAGAGCAATTCTGAGGAAAACCTCCCATTGAGTCAGTTTACTGCTGTGGACAGAGAAGCTATTTGGGCAGAAGTGGAAAAAGATCCAGAGAAGCTGGAGTTAAAAACCGAACAGTCTGAAAATGATGCCTCTTGTAATCCTGTAACTTTGCATGAGGCAGATGGTGACCAGGATTATAGTGAACACACAGAATCAGCGGACACCAGCACGGGCCATGACACTGAAAATAcatcctctttttctccttctctggagctGCAAGAAATGAGCAATGAGGACAatgacagtgctgcagctgatggCAAAGAGAGCACAAACCAAGCATTCCTTCCTGAAAGCTCCAAATCTAGTGTAGCACTAAACCTTGTGCGTGCTGACTCTGAAAGGACTCAAGCTTCAGAATCTCTGTCAAGTGATGAAGAGGTTGACTTGGAGCTCCAGGAAATTACAAACTCTAGGTTGCtcaagcagcagaaggaaaaacaggagatGGCTGAGGCTCTGTTCAAACATATGCTGTTATATTTGCAACCCTATGATTCCAAGAGGGTACTGTACgctttttctgttctggagGCAGTACTTAAAACGAACCCTAAAGAATTTGTTGAAGCTGTAGCTAGTACTAGCATGGATACCAGCTCCACTGCACATTTGAATCTCATTTACAATCTCTTAGCTCGTCACCAGGAAGCTCTTGTAGGACAGAGCTTTTATGGTAAGCTTCAGACTCAGTCCCCAACCATGTGTCCCCATTCTCTCCTAATAGAATTGCTCACTTATCTCTGCCTCAGTTTTCTGCGCTCATATTATCCATGCTACTTGAAGGTTACACACAGAGACGTGCTTGGCAACAGAGATGTCCAGGTAAAAAGTGTGGAAGTCTTGATTAGGATGATGACCCAACTGGCTACCAtggcaaaagcagcagagaataaGAATGTAGAATTCATACGGAACTTGCTAGGAAGATGCAAAATTCAGGagtttgttcttctttccttatCTGCATCTATGTACACAAGTCAGAAACGGTATGAACTGCTTACGGTAGGTGGAGTTAATAACATTCCAGAAGAAGATCTTTTTGAAGAGAGCCTAATCAATTTTGGACATGATCAAATATGGAGTGAACACCCGCTCCAGATTGAGTTGCTGAAGCTCTTGCAAGTATTGATTGTCTTGGAGCACCATCTTGGACAGACTCCAGAGGAGCAGGAGAATCAGCCAGACCTCTCCAGGGAATGGCAGCAGGCTCTTAATTTCCAGCAGGCTATTGGTGCAATGCAGTATGTCTATCCACACCCAATAACGTCACAGGGATTATTTGTCTCTGCTGTTGTTAGAGGTTTACAACCAGAGTATGGTTATGGGATGCATCCTACTTGGGTAAGCTTAGTCACGTGTTCGCTGCCTTATTTTGGGAAGTCTTTAGGTTGGACTGTGGCACCATTTGTTGTACAGATTTGTAAAAACCTGGATGAGCTTGTCAAACAGTAcgaaaatgaagctgtgaagatATCTATGAAAACATCTGCAAG ctTAACCTCTAAAAGAGAGAATGTTACACCTGATTACCCACTAACCCTTTTGGAAGGTCTGACAACTATTGGTCACTTTTGCCTCCTGGATCACCCTAATCAAACTAAAAAG TCATCGTGTTCAGCTGAGCCTGCAAACTTGAGAAATGCTAGGAATGCCATTTTGGAAGAGTTGCCTCGTATTATTAATACCATGTCCCTTCTTTGGAACGTTATAAAAAGGGAAGACTCGCAAAAACGACCAACTGACTTCTTTGGAACTACTAAAGGCTCTTCCTCTGTCTACTTTAAAGCAACCAAA ACGTTAAGAACTAAAATACTGGACTTCTTGAATCCATTGACAGCACAACTTGGAATCCAGTTGATGACAGCAGTTGCAGCAGTATGGAATAGCAAGAAACCTCACAGGAgtcaaagtaaaataaag ATTCTTCCAGTGGCTAGTGCATCCCAGCTTATTCTTGTGGACTTAATATGTGCACTTAACACACTGAAAACTGATACTATTTTACATCTAGTCAAAGAAGTGGTCAAGAAGCCATCACAAATCAAGGGTGAAGAG aaatcCTCTCTTGTAGATATCCCGATGTTGCAGTTCAGTTATGCTTTCATTCAAAG atTGCCTGCTGCAGCCTTACAGGAGAACTTCCAGTCCCTGTTAGGACTTCTGAAGGAGTCTGTTCAGTTGAACCTGGCTCCTCCTGGACACTTTCTGCTTCTCAG TACTCTGAATGACTTTGTGACTAGGACACCTactctagaaaacaaaaaagaccaaaaagaCTTGCAG GAAGTGACCCAAAAAATCTTGGAGGCTGTAGGGAATGTTGCTGGTTCTTCTTTGGAACAGACTAGTTGGCTGAGCCGGAACTTAGAAGTGAAAGCTCAGCCTCAGATTTTGCCAGATGAGTTCAACACTGAAGATGTGAATG ATACTTCAGTGGCACCGTCATCAATGgtttctgcttctgctccttcAATATACAGTGTCCAAGCTCTTTCACTCCTTGCAGAA gttCTTGCTTCACTTTTGGACATGGTTTACCGAagtgatgagaaagaaaaagctgtgccATTGATTTCCCGTTTACTATATTATGTATTTCCTTATCTACGCAACCACAG TACCTACAACATTCCTAGTTTCCGTGCTGGTTCTCAGTTGCTCAGCTCATTAAGTGGATACGCCTATACCAAGCGAGCAtggaaaaaagaagttcttGAGTTGTATATGGATCCGGCTTTTTTCCAGATGGACACTTCATGCACTCA TTGGAGATCCATTATTGATCACCTTCTGACGCATGAGAAAACTATGTTTAAAGACTTGATGA ATATGCAGAGCAGCGCCTTAAAACTCTATCCAAGTTTTGAACAAAAAGCAATGTTGTTAAAGCGGCAAGCTTTCGCTGTCTTCAGTGGAGAAATTGATCAGTATCATCTCTATCTTCCCTTAATACAGG AACGACTGACTGAAAACCTCCGTGTTGGGCAGACTAGTTTAGTTGCCGCACAGATGTTCCTCCTCTTCAGAGTTCTATTGCTAAGGATTTCTCCTCAGCATCTAACCTCCTTGTGGCCAATTATGGTAACTGAATTG attCAGACGTTTCTACAACTGGAAGAAGAATTAACTGAGGAAGATGAACCATCAAA AAGCAACAGCAAGTTAAGCAAACAGAAAGTCTCAGGTGATGGCAGTGGGTCTGACATCCAGCAGAATGAGCTGTCTTTGTACTTATCTGCTTGCAAGTTTTTAGACACAGCACTTTCATTTCCACCTGATAGGATGCAGTTGTTCCAAAT